The genomic DNA AGCGTTTATTCCGGTTGTGGTGAGTGAGGTTTCGCCTGCATGAGCCGTTTGTCCGCTATGACATATCGAAACGTCATTCACGCTTTAAGGGCAGTCGGATTTGTATTCGAGCGCCAGGCCAAAGGCAGCCATGAAATCTGGCGACATCCGGAGACGCGGCGGTATGTCACTGTACCCAACCATTCAGGAACGATG from bacterium includes the following:
- a CDS encoding type II toxin-antitoxin system HicA family toxin, yielding MTYRNVIHALRAVGFVFERQAKGSHEIWRHPETRRYVTVPNHSGTMPVATVRAIIRQTGLTIEKFMKITE